A DNA window from Malus domestica chromosome 12, GDT2T_hap1 contains the following coding sequences:
- the LOC103423233 gene encoding small ribosomal subunit protein uS7: MAAADVPLPVAEPTQPHYDVKLFNKWSFDDVQVSDISLADYIGVAPSKHATYVPHTAGRYSVKRFRKAQCPIVERLTNSLMMHGRNNGKKLMAVRIVRHAMEIIHLLTDLNPIQVIVDAVVNSGPREDATRIGSAGVVRRQAVDISPLRRVNQAIYLLTTGARESAFRNVKTIAECLADELINAAKGSSNSYAIKKKDEIERVAKANR, translated from the exons ATGGCTGCTGCTGATGTACCTCTTCCTGTAGCCGAACCAACGCAGCCTCACTATGACGTGAAGCTGTTCAACAAGTGGAGCTTTGATGATGTCCAG GTCAGTGACATTTCACTGGCGGATTACATTGGAGTTGCACCTTCCAAGCATGCAACTTATGTACCTCACACTGCTGGGAGATACTCAGTCAAACGATTCAGGAAAGCTCAGTGCCCTATTGTGGAGAGGCTTACAAACTCTCTCATGATGCACGGGAGAAACAATGGAAAGAAACTCATGGCTGTCAGGATTGTTAGGCACGCGATGGAAATTATCCATTTGCTAACTGATCTGAACCCAATCCAAGTTATTGTTGATGCTGTCGTTAACAG TGGTCCACGTGAAGATGCAACTCGTATTGGATCTGCTGGAGTGGTTAGGCGTCAGGCTGTGGATATCTCACCTCTGAGACGTGTGAATCAGGCTATCTATCTCCTCACAACTGGTGCTCGTGAGTCTGCTTTCAGGAACGTTAAAACTATTGCTGAATGTTTGGCTGATGAACTTATTAATGCTGCCAAAGGTTCCTCTAACAG TTATGCAATCAAGAAGAAGGATGAGATCGAAAGAGTTGCCAAGGCCAACCGTTAA